From Drosophila virilis strain 15010-1051.87 chromosome X, Dvir_AGI_RSII-ME, whole genome shotgun sequence, the proteins below share one genomic window:
- the LOC6633747 gene encoding uncharacterized protein — MGSSVILQLARKYGAVIFFPTVAVGSIYADWSHTRAWKRQQLLAAQSAALKSQS, encoded by the coding sequence ATGGGCAGTAGCGTCATCTTACAGCTGGCGCGAAAGTACGGTGCAGTGATATTCTTTCCAACTGTTGCAGTCGGCTCCATCTACGCAGACTGGTCCCATACACGCGCGTGGAAACGCCAACAACTGCTAGCAGCACAGAGCGCGGCGCTGAAGAGTCAAAGCTAA
- the ND-MNLL gene encoding NADH dehydrogenase [ubiquinone] 1 beta subcomplex subunit 1: protein MVLGLDKRALWAALPLLGFAIGHFLDKKETERMTMFRDKSALYARPAGSENQPPSW from the coding sequence ATGGTGCTCGGTCTGGATAAGCGCGCCTTGTGGGCGGCGTTACCGCTGCTTGGCTTTGCGATTGGCCATTTTCTGGATAAAAAGGAAACGGAACGGATGACCATGTTCCGCGACAAGAGCGCCCTCTATGCGCGCCCCGCTGGCAGCGAAAACCAGCCGCCGTCCTGGTGA
- the Nek2 gene encoding serine/threonine-protein kinase Nek2, whose protein sequence is MSSTEQLGGGSSAAESPAHKNTSEFAKKTLQDYEVLAVMGNGAFGTCYKVKDKTTGVLYAWKGMNYDELDDEKCESLISEISVLRQLQHPNIVQYYHHLVNREAKSIYIVMECCDGGDLAQLIQRARTQRQRFEEPYIWRVLFQLCRALQVCHNKIPSGTILHRDIKPANIFLDASGNVKLGDFGLARVLRRDQSFAASFVGTPHYMSPELVKGRQYDRKSDVWAVGCLIYELCALRPPFRGRAFEQLSANIAHGQFSCIPAIYSSDLQSIIGFMLAVDHEQRPGIEVITRHPLLVRNINQLVAEFPRLVDAGEDFQLPGVGKLFPESPELSSTLFTEQYSFNEGYGQRRLSVTGVFTPDLRSELFYSAKRRIFGSKQKSDPSLYESIRREAPTVLQLSPQRVTQNIFDDALQQRLHAIRAHESLLDQRASELQAAEERLKTMERELRLKLEQAEQLAQAQAQALAQAQNKCQCQCRQQVPPVPPRKPLSTRHDDTYCSIELNETSPTVAKMNLAMLTAPKQLQSNNSNTLRRVTFQSPPKCTKYSLEPATGAAPAAPLPMQTSVSSNESAESQASSTRRKSILSLFGLSRAGKAPAKPAAVAKPAPPAPAASDQQQQPRRPPLAAKLPATQQPQPTQQLTNMWTKEQKRAAFDLLAAMNAAEKDAAGVGAARRQQLRQSVRERNSSMQRNRMRRSLVLSTGVQQKPLLMASREQMLI, encoded by the coding sequence ATGAGCAGCACCGAGCAGTTAGGCGGCGGAAGCAGTGCCGCCGAGTCCCCAGCCCATAAGAACACATCAGAGTTTGCCAAGAAAACGCTGCAGGATTACGAGGTGCTGGCCGTGATGGGCAACGGCGCCTTTGGCACCTGCTACAAGGTAAAGGACAAAACCACCGGCGTACTATACGCCTGGAAGGGCATGAATTACGATGAGCTGGACGATGAGAAATGCGAATCCCTAATATCCGAGATAAGTGTGCTGCGGCAACTGCAGCATCCGAACATAGTGCAGTACTATCATCATCTGGTAAATCGGGAGGCCAAATCAATATACATCGTTATGGAGTGCTGTGATGGCGGTGATCTTGCCCAGCTAATACAGCGCGCACGGACGCAACGTCAACGATTCGAGGAGCCGTACATTTGGCGTGTGCTCTTCCAGCTGTGCCGTGCGCTTCAGGTGTGCCATAATAAGATACCCAGCGGCACCATACTCCATCGCGATATAAAGCCGGCGAACATATTTCTCGATGCCAGCGGCAATGTTAAGCTGGGTGATTTTGGTCTGGCGCGCGTTTTACGCCGGGATCAGAGCTTTGCCGCCAGCTTTGTGGGCACACCGCACTACATGAGCCCGGAGCTGGTCAAGGGCAGGCAATACGATCGCAAGAGTGATGTCTGGGCGGTCGGTTGTCTCATCTATGAGCTGTGCGCATTGCGTCCGCCATTTCGGGGACGCGCCTTTGAGCAGCTGTCGGCGAACATTGCCCACGGTCAGTTCAGCTGCATTCCGGCAATCTACAGCAGCGATCTGCAGTCCATCATTGGCTTCATGTTGGCCGTGGATCATGAGCAGCGTCCGGGCATTGAGGTAATCACACGTCATCCGTTGCTGGTGCGCAATATTAACCAGTTGGTTGCCGAGTTTCCACGTCTTGTCGACGCTGGTGAGGATTTTCAGCTGCCCGGCGTGGGCAAGCTGTTTCCCGAATCGCCGGAGTTATCCAGCACCTTGTTCACGGAACAGTATAGCTTCAATGAGGGCTATGGCCAGCGCCGCCTGAGTGTCACTGGGGTCTTTACGCCCGATCTGCGCAGCGAGCTCTTCTACTCGGCCAAGCGGCGCATCTTTGGCAGCAAACAGAAATCGGATCCCTCGCTCTACGAGAGCATACGCCGGGAGGCGCCGACTGTGTTGCAGTTGAGTCCGCAACGCGTCACACAGAACATCTTCGATGATGCACTGCAGCAGCGTTTGCATGCGATACGAGCACACGAATCACTGCTGGATCAGCGAGCCAGCGAGCTGCAAGCGGCCGAGGAGCGACTCAAAACAATGGAACGCGAGCTGCGGCTCAAGCTGGAGCAGGCTGAGCAGCTGGCCCaagcacaggcacaggcactgGCCCAGGCACAGAATAAGTGTCAGTGCCAGTGCCGGCAGCAGGTGCCCCCAGTGCCGCCGCGCAAGCCGCTGTCCACGCGCCACGATGACACCTACTGCAGCATCGAGCTGAATGAGACATCGCCGACGGTGGCCAAAATGAATCTGGCCATGCTGACGGCGCCCAAGCAGCtgcagagcaacaacagcaatacgCTGCGCCGGGTCACATTTCAGTCGCCACCCAAATGCACCAAATATTCGCTGGAGCCGGCAACGGGTGCGGCACCAGCTGCGCCGCTGCCTATGCAAACTAGTGTCTCCAGCAACGAATCCGCCGAGAGTCAGGCTTCCAGCACACGTCGCAAGTCCATATTGTCTCTGTTTGGACTCAGTCGCGCGGGTAAAGCGCCTGCGAAGCCAGCAGCAGTCGCTAAGCCTGCACCGCCTGCGCCGGCAGCATCggatcaacagcaacagccgcgACGTCCACCATTGGCTGCCAAGCTACCAGCcacacagcagccgcagccgacgCAACAGCTGACCAATATGTGGACCAAGGAGCAAAAACGCGCTGCCTTCGATTTGCTGGCGGCAATGAATGCTGCCGAAAAGGATGCCGCCGGCGTTGGGGCTGCACGTCGTCAGCAGCTGCGGCAATCTGTGCGGgagcgcaacagcagcatgcAGCGTAATCGGATGCGACGTTCGCTCGTCCTGTCCACTGGCGTACAGCAGAAGCCGCTGTTGATGGCCTCACGTGAACAAATGTTAATTTGA
- the LOC6633813 gene encoding uncharacterized protein, whose translation MLTLVEEDVPEFLTQRDTVAYCSQLHVNKTKSSLVLGRNLKFYEFRKKELLHHIDLRGTCLQQLATELKAYSGPVSSFLIRDDVAETSGDATSYSMLHAVEELPLSIGKYVWLRDHVYVLLRCWQKLLVLRRPNEHGASFELIAEHDNVQVYRLVKGPIKYQAYVELQFCNGKRLRTNFQTGNALEAAPTSSSSSNNNSAAGFKRLMQRVHCARAELNTQRAQTQMDFERARELHTFGAPGERSPLLEEKQLLRRCGDIWTRICGDALVLGMLLTNTAGSNRATTLHAVRPLLYLAQGGGLNYVHRLYELPLQADGQPPDDYEELAQFWASQEQQSITLSWQPATCVQQLSPERSAVLLVRLQLEDLLSLDSIQLLALYELHGASKRQLQLQLASINISALLEQQELHVPSFAAQTLHQDFLAVIMTQTSHCALRLQFQGVEQQMQFEQLLVNKLGFAATTVPAEQEPRRQSMQLLEDTCLAEEFAFGNNSGHGRNDSASLSAHRIFYNCQSQLLLLRNDPDQYWHIYAGSQTQLCLLLRRLLRDLLQLHCNVSLLELHEDLCSVPANAALLLESALRDELQAKSDLFQLQSPQTELWANSLKRVHQLEMATDLMVTDIKSQTQLQTS comes from the exons ATGTTGACGCTCGTTGAGGAGGACGTGCCCGAATTTTTGACGCAGCGCGACACAGTTGCTTATTGCAGTCAGCTGCATGTTAACAAAACGAAATCCAGTCTGGTGCTTGGTCGTAATTTAAAGTTCTACGAGTTCCGAAAAAAGGAGCTGTTGCATCACATCGATCTCAGAGGCACATGCTTGCAGCAGCTGGCCACGGAGCTGAAGGCGTACAGCGGACCCGTCAGCAGTTTTCTCATACGCGACGATGTCGCCGAGACCAGCGGCGATGCGACCAGCTACAGCATGCTGCACGCCGTCGAGGAGCTGCCGCTAAGCATTGGCAAGTACGTTTGGCTGCGTGATCATGTCTAtgtgctgctgcgctgctggcAAAAGCTGCTTGTGCTGCGGCGACCCAATGAGCATGGCGCCAGCTTCGAGCTGATTGCTGAGCACGACAATGTGCAGGTGTACAGGCTGGTCAAGGGACCCATCAAATACCAAGCCTATGTCGAGCTGCAATTCTGCAATGGCAAGCGGCTGCGCACAAATTTTCAAACTGGCAATGCACTCGAGGCAGCCCCaactagcagcagcagcagcaacaacaacagcgccgCCGGATTTAAACGTTTGATGCAGCGCGTTCACTGCGCACGCGCCGAGCTGAACACACAGCGCGCGCAAACGCAAATGGACTTTGAGCGCGCACGCGAGCTGCACACATTCGGCGCGCCCGGCGAGCGTTCGCCGTTGCTGGAGgagaagcagctgctgcggcgtTGCGGCGATATCTGGACGCGCATTTGTGGTGATGCGCTGGTGCTGGGCATGCTGCTAACCAATACGGCGGGCAGCAATCGTGCCACCACGCTGCATGCTGTGCGCCCGCTACTGTACCTGGCTCAAGGCGGCGGGCTGAACTATGTCCATCGCCTGTATGAGCTGCCCTTGCAGGCGGATGGCCAGCCGCCAGATGACTATGAGGAACTGGCACAGTTCTGGGCCAGCCAGGAGCAGCAGAGCATAACTCTCAGCTGGCAGCCCGCCACCTGTGTCCAGCAGCTGTCGCCCGAACGCAGCGCCGTGCTCCTGGTTCGACTGCAGCTAGAGGATTTGCTGTCGCTGGATTCTATACAGTTGCTGGCACTTTACGAATTGCATGGCGCGTCCAagcggcagctgcagttgcaactGGCCAGCATTAATATTTCCGCGCTGCTGGAGCAACAGGAGCTGCATGTGCCCAGCTTCGCAGCGCAAACGCTGCATCAGGACTTTCTCGCCGTGATCATGACGCAGACTTCGCACTGCGCATTGCGATTGCAGTTTCAGGGCGTGgagcagcaaatgcaattcGAGCAACTACTGGTCAACAAACTGGGCTTTGCTGCAACAACTGTGCCGGCAGAGCAGGAGCCCCGAAGGCAGT CTATGCAGCTGCTGGAGGACACTTGTTTGGCAGAGGAATTTGCTTTTGGTAACAACAGCGGGCATGGCCGCAATGACTCCGCCTCTTTGTCTGCGCACCGaatcttttacaattgtcaatcgcaattgctgttgctgcgcaaCGATCCTGACCAGTATTGGCACATCTATGCCGGCAGCCAGACGCAGCTGTGTCTGTTGCTGCGCCGACTGTTGCGGgatctgctgcagctgcactgCAACGTTTCGCTGCTGGAGCTGCACGAGGATCTGTGCAGTGTGCCCGCAAATGCGGCGCTGCTTTTGGAATCGGCACTGCGCGACGAACTGCAGGCCAAGTCGGATTTGTTTCAGTTGCAATCGCCGCAGACTGAGCTCTGGGCCAACAGCCTGAAGCGTGTCCATCAGCTGGAAATGGCCACTGATTTGATGGTAACTGACATCAAGAGCCAAACGCAGCTGCAAACAAGCTAG
- the dah gene encoding dystrotelin encodes MLGATINTQMTTMRKSAAAVAALANNKGQQAERQQQVPQQVASNLTEIITKLQLEYGNYKYTVYRCASKFVALQKIFHTSQIPYKLVLAILERHGMPVSSGNCNLNLMVPPFQLTSLLHDIYFACEKLGHFNKTQSYQLETATALLANFFWNVYDPQRRHSISLLEIKVTFLLLCKLYSSEHMVGDFYSLLVDVKSQCVSRYAFEQLLHTLSKLLSYLGESKAYGPHNLQPMMEQCFARCHHGLAGLNEQQFHNLWTHTQTRFLIYGNLLALIKRIEDTEHLIHSNQCAGCRIEHIIGIRFKCQVCRDLSLCLPCFAGAAHVSGKHEASHRMCEVFVEDQPQPQRWTSYLSRLCGWFAFTQKTQRAEAEEEERRGFCNAQESGAGVCQPNNATELTPIPAETRSIRSNSTLRLKAPPNEKPQQPQPQPQPQHQPPPQQELCSLTGLASNASERLQSIIDRLLLQNAKLETQLQLLSSTSSAQISEFLSAHQSFLLQIIEDMRQLSRASSAAPLISSTFLNSSTPQRLPLPVAPAVYDMYAPVGPNLTHSINGAELNRSYLEANKSDYSLSDISLWFDQRRSSLLPTAGAQPTALALAMPLGALLEQSVNVDMRDTEMVNFKLLLNKVKEIVEDSYSDNAELSAATQNLENVLDNIIKSEEQQRRSSCSARSSQRAMS; translated from the exons ATGCTTGGCGCAACTATTAACACACAAATGACAACGATGCGCAAAAGTGCCGCTGCGGTCGCGGCCTTGGCAAACAACAAAGGACAACAGGCAGAGAGGCAGCAACAAGTGCCGCAACAGGTTGCCTCCAATTTAACAGaaattataacaaaattgCAATTGGAGTATGGCAACTACAAGTACACTGTCTATCGTTGTGCTAGCAAGTTTGTGGCATTGCAAAAAATCTTTCACA CTAGccaaataccctataaattGGTGCTGGCCATACTGGAACGCCATGGGATGCCCGTGAGCAGCGGCAATTGTAATCTGAATCTGATGGTGCCGCCCTTTCAGCTCACCTCGCTGCTGCACGACATTTATTTTGCCTGCGAGAAGTTGGGACACTTTAACAAAACACAAAGCTATCAGCTGGAAACGGCAACAGCGCTATTGGCCAATTTCTTTTGGAATGTCTACGATCC ACAACGGCGTCACTCCATCTCCCTGCTGGAGATCAAGGTGACATTTCTGCTGCTCTGCAAGCTATACAGCAGCGAGCATATGGTGGGCGACTTCTACAGCCTACTGGTCGATGTCAAATCCCAGTGTGTTTCACGTTACGCCttcgagcagctgctgcacacgCTCAGCAAGCTACTGAGCTACCTGGGCGAGTCGAAGGCCTATGGGCCGCACAATTTACAGCCCATGATGGAGCAGTGCTTCGCACGTTGTCATCACGGACTCGCCGGCCTCAACGAGCAGCAGTTTCACAATCTGTGGACGCACACGCAGACGCGTTTCCTTATCTATGGCAATCTGTTGGCGCTGATCAAGCGCATCGAGGATACGGAGCATCTGATACACAGCAATCAGTGTGCCGGCTGTCGCATAGAGCACATCATTGGCATCCGGTTCAAGTGTCAGGTGTGCCGCGATTTGTCGCTGTGTTTGCCATGCTTTGCCGGTGCCGCGCATGTTAGCGGCAAGCATGAGGCATCGCATCGCATGTGCGAAGTGTTTGTTGAGGATCAGCCGCAACCGCAGCGCTGGACAAGCTATTTGTCGCGCCTATGCGGCTGGTTTGCCTTCACGCAGAAAACACAACGTGCCGAGGCGGAGGAGGAGGAACGTCGCGGCTTTTGCAATGCTCAGGAAAGCGGTGCTGGCGTCTGCCAGCCCAACAATGCCACTGAACTGACGCCCATACCAGCCGAGACGCGCAGCATACGCAGCAACTCAACGCTGCGCCTAAAGGCGCCTCCGAATGAGAAAccacagcagccacagccgcagccgcagccgcaacaTCAGCCGCCACCACAACAGGAGCTAT GCTCCTTAACGGGGCTGGCCAGCAATGCATCGGAACGCCTGCAATCCATCATCGACCGTCTGTTGCTGCAAAATGC CAAGCTGGAAAcgcagctgcaattgctgTCCAGCACGTCGAGTGCTCAAATATCCGAGTTTCTAAGCGCCCATCAGAGTTTCTTGCTGCAAATCATTGAGGATATGCGTCAACTATCG CGTGCCTCGTCTGCCGCACCGCTGATCAGCTCCACGTTCTTGAATTCCAGCACGCCACAACGCCTGCCGCTGCCCGTGGCACCCGCTGTATATGATATGTACGCGCCTGTGGGCCCCAATTTAACACATTCCA TCAATGGCGCCGAGCTGAATCGCAGCTACTTGGAGGCCAACAAATCGGATTACTCCCTAAGCGACATTAGCTTGTGGTTCGATCAGCGTCGTTCCAGTTTGTTGCCAACAGCCGGTGCACAGCCGACGGCGCTTGCGCTGGCCATGCCGCTGGGTGCGCTCCTGGAGCAATCGGTGAATGTGGACATGCGGGACACGGAAATGGTGAACTTTAAGCTGCTGCTAAACAAGGTCAAGGAAATTGTCGAGGACTCGTACAGTGACAATGCGGAGCTGTCAGCGGCCACACAGAATCTGGAGAATGTGCTCGACAACATCATCAAGAGCgaggagcagcagcgacgcagcagctgcagtgccAGAAGCTCTCAGCGTGCAATGTCCTAA